The following are encoded in a window of Peromyscus maniculatus bairdii isolate BWxNUB_F1_BW_parent chromosome X, HU_Pman_BW_mat_3.1, whole genome shotgun sequence genomic DNA:
- the LOC143271035 gene encoding X-linked lymphocyte-regulated protein 5C-like isoform X2 — translation MGASRWLPSLWSSAQPGKVPAMSTKEQKDMERRAKRPRVDQNLPSDDFQNPDAITPANNPAVDTSEMGSCSSGPDVQAAREPVQKRIPDFKGDVNRYLLAKRKQFEKDINASFSSLNENLQSVFKTQQKSRQELHSMHSQVFESLYHKWLDEVGRAREQEEHLTLIAQQQMKILQKALEDHETRIENAKDLCDTVLKKAKDLSKHRKAFIGGEESEVKKEICKAQDRVIMETQEQDVSVVETYLQSLVLDHSEETT, via the exons ATGGGAGCTTCCAGATGGCTTCCCTCCCTGTG GAGTTCTGCCCAGCCCGGCAAGGTCCCAGCCATGTCAACCAAGGAACAGAAAGACATGGAGAGACGTGCCAAGCGCCCAAGGGTTGATCAGAATCTCCCATCAGATGACTTCCAGAACCCAGATGCAATCACCCCTG CAAACAATCCAGCAGTTGATACCAGTGAGATGGGCAGCTGTTCCTCAGGACCAGACGTGCAAGCGGCCAG GGAGCCTGTTCAGAAGAGGATACCGGATTTCAAAG GTGACGTTAATCGGTACCTTCTGGCAAAGAGGAAGCAGTTTGAAAAGGATATAAATGCCTCTTTCAGCAGCCTGAATGAAAACCTCCAGAGTGTTTTCAAAACCCAACAGAAGTCAAG GCAGGAGCTTCACTCCATGCACTCCCAGGTGTTTGAGTCTCTGTATCACAAGTGGCTGGACGAGGTGGGGAGAGCAAGGGAGCAAGAAGAACACCTTACT CTTATAGCTCAGCAGCAGATGAAGATTTTACAGAAAGCTCTAGAGGATCATGAAACCAGGATTGAAAACGCTAAAGATTTATGTGACACAGTTTTGAAG aaagCCAAGGACTTGAGTAAACATCGAAAAGCTTTTATTGGTGGTGAAGAAAGTGAAGTGAAGAAAGAAATCTGCAAGGCGCAGGACAGAGTTATCATGGAAACT CAAGAGCAAGATGTGTCTGTTGTTGAAACATACCTTCAATCCCTGGTCCTTGACCACTCTGAAGAAACCACCTGA
- the LOC143270779 gene encoding histone H2A-Bbd type 2/3-like: MPRTRQGSRRGSSSSSSRRSRTSRAELTFSVSLVEHHLRESGHGRRLSETVPILLTAILEFLTRRLLELAGNEAQRRGAQRLITPELLDMTVYNNTMLSELFQFATISQVAPAGGPHRGRRRQR; the protein is encoded by the coding sequence ATGCCCAGGACCAGACAGGGCAGCCGTCGagggtcgtcgtcgtcgtcgtctcgCCGCTCCCGCACCTCCAGAGCCGAGCTGACCTTCTCTGTGAGCCTGGTGGAACACCATCTTCGGGAGAGCGGCCATGGCCGGCGGCTGAGCGAAACGGTGCCCATCTTGCTGACCGCCATCCTGGAGTTCCTGACCCGCAGGCTGCTGGAGCTGGCAGGCAATGAGGCCCAACGCCGAGGCGCACAGAGGCTCATCACCCCAGAGCTGCTGGACATGACTGTCTACAATAACACGATGCTCAGCGAACTGTTCCAGTTCGCCACCATCTCCCAGGTGGCCCCGGCTGGTGGCCCTCATCGTGGGCGTCGACGTCAACGCTAG
- the LOC143271035 gene encoding X-linked lymphocyte-regulated protein 5C-like isoform X1: MATACGVPVPVSIAVMKFLLGVFTVCAHQHFRSSAQPGKVPAMSTKEQKDMERRAKRPRVDQNLPSDDFQNPDAITPANNPAVDTSEMGSCSSGPDVQAAREPVQKRIPDFKGDVNRYLLAKRKQFEKDINASFSSLNENLQSVFKTQQKSRQELHSMHSQVFESLYHKWLDEVGRAREQEEHLTLIAQQQMKILQKALEDHETRIENAKDLCDTVLKKAKDLSKHRKAFIGGEESEVKKEICKAQDRVIMETQEQDVSVVETYLQSLVLDHSEETT, from the exons ATGGCCACAGCCTGTGGAGTCCCGGTACCTGTTTCCATTGCCGTCATGAAATTTCTTCTTGGTGTCTTTACTGTCTGTGCACACCAACATTTCAGGAGTTCTGCCCAGCCCGGCAAGGTCCCAGCCATGTCAACCAAGGAACAGAAAGACATGGAGAGACGTGCCAAGCGCCCAAGGGTTGATCAGAATCTCCCATCAGATGACTTCCAGAACCCAGATGCAATCACCCCTG CAAACAATCCAGCAGTTGATACCAGTGAGATGGGCAGCTGTTCCTCAGGACCAGACGTGCAAGCGGCCAG GGAGCCTGTTCAGAAGAGGATACCGGATTTCAAAG GTGACGTTAATCGGTACCTTCTGGCAAAGAGGAAGCAGTTTGAAAAGGATATAAATGCCTCTTTCAGCAGCCTGAATGAAAACCTCCAGAGTGTTTTCAAAACCCAACAGAAGTCAAG GCAGGAGCTTCACTCCATGCACTCCCAGGTGTTTGAGTCTCTGTATCACAAGTGGCTGGACGAGGTGGGGAGAGCAAGGGAGCAAGAAGAACACCTTACT CTTATAGCTCAGCAGCAGATGAAGATTTTACAGAAAGCTCTAGAGGATCATGAAACCAGGATTGAAAACGCTAAAGATTTATGTGACACAGTTTTGAAG aaagCCAAGGACTTGAGTAAACATCGAAAAGCTTTTATTGGTGGTGAAGAAAGTGAAGTGAAGAAAGAAATCTGCAAGGCGCAGGACAGAGTTATCATGGAAACT CAAGAGCAAGATGTGTCTGTTGTTGAAACATACCTTCAATCCCTGGTCCTTGACCACTCTGAAGAAACCACCTGA
- the LOC143271035 gene encoding X-linked lymphocyte-regulated protein 5C-like isoform X6, whose product MYSAVNSLVHCENANKGIKVMAPNRKIQLCLTEPVQKRIPDFKGDVNRYLLAKRKQFEKDINASFSSLNENLQSVFKTQQKSRQELHSMHSQVFESLYHKWLDEVGRAREQEEHLTLIAQQQMKILQKALEDHETRIENAKDLCDTVLKKAKDLSKHRKAFIGGEESEVKKEICKAQDRVIMETQEQDVSVVETYLQSLVLDHSEETT is encoded by the exons ATGTATTCTGCAgtgaactcattggttcactgTGAAAACGCgaataaaggaataaaagtaaTGGCCCCAAACAGGAAAATCCAACTTTGCCTCAC GGAGCCTGTTCAGAAGAGGATACCGGATTTCAAAG GTGACGTTAATCGGTACCTTCTGGCAAAGAGGAAGCAGTTTGAAAAGGATATAAATGCCTCTTTCAGCAGCCTGAATGAAAACCTCCAGAGTGTTTTCAAAACCCAACAGAAGTCAAG GCAGGAGCTTCACTCCATGCACTCCCAGGTGTTTGAGTCTCTGTATCACAAGTGGCTGGACGAGGTGGGGAGAGCAAGGGAGCAAGAAGAACACCTTACT CTTATAGCTCAGCAGCAGATGAAGATTTTACAGAAAGCTCTAGAGGATCATGAAACCAGGATTGAAAACGCTAAAGATTTATGTGACACAGTTTTGAAG aaagCCAAGGACTTGAGTAAACATCGAAAAGCTTTTATTGGTGGTGAAGAAAGTGAAGTGAAGAAAGAAATCTGCAAGGCGCAGGACAGAGTTATCATGGAAACT CAAGAGCAAGATGTGTCTGTTGTTGAAACATACCTTCAATCCCTGGTCCTTGACCACTCTGAAGAAACCACCTGA
- the LOC143271035 gene encoding X-linked lymphocyte-regulated protein 5C-like isoform X5 translates to MSTKEQKDMERRAKRPRVDQNLPSDDFQNPDAITPANNPAVDTSEMGSCSSGPDVQAAREPVQKRIPDFKGDVNRYLLAKRKQFEKDINASFSSLNENLQSVFKTQQKSRQELHSMHSQVFESLYHKWLDEVGRAREQEEHLTLIAQQQMKILQKALEDHETRIENAKDLCDTVLKKAKDLSKHRKAFIGGEESEVKKEICKAQDRVIMETQEQDVSVVETYLQSLVLDHSEETT, encoded by the exons ATGTCAACCAAGGAACAGAAAGACATGGAGAGACGTGCCAAGCGCCCAAGGGTTGATCAGAATCTCCCATCAGATGACTTCCAGAACCCAGATGCAATCACCCCTG CAAACAATCCAGCAGTTGATACCAGTGAGATGGGCAGCTGTTCCTCAGGACCAGACGTGCAAGCGGCCAG GGAGCCTGTTCAGAAGAGGATACCGGATTTCAAAG GTGACGTTAATCGGTACCTTCTGGCAAAGAGGAAGCAGTTTGAAAAGGATATAAATGCCTCTTTCAGCAGCCTGAATGAAAACCTCCAGAGTGTTTTCAAAACCCAACAGAAGTCAAG GCAGGAGCTTCACTCCATGCACTCCCAGGTGTTTGAGTCTCTGTATCACAAGTGGCTGGACGAGGTGGGGAGAGCAAGGGAGCAAGAAGAACACCTTACT CTTATAGCTCAGCAGCAGATGAAGATTTTACAGAAAGCTCTAGAGGATCATGAAACCAGGATTGAAAACGCTAAAGATTTATGTGACACAGTTTTGAAG aaagCCAAGGACTTGAGTAAACATCGAAAAGCTTTTATTGGTGGTGAAGAAAGTGAAGTGAAGAAAGAAATCTGCAAGGCGCAGGACAGAGTTATCATGGAAACT CAAGAGCAAGATGTGTCTGTTGTTGAAACATACCTTCAATCCCTGGTCCTTGACCACTCTGAAGAAACCACCTGA
- the LOC143271035 gene encoding X-linked lymphocyte-regulated protein 5C-like isoform X4 translates to MATACGVPVPVSIAVMKFLLGVFTVCAHQHFRSSAQPGKVPAMSTKEQKDMERRAKRPRVDQNLPSDDFQNPDAITPANNPAVDTSEMGSCSSGPDVQAAREPVQKRIPDFKGDVNRYLLAKRKQFEKDINASFSSLNENLQSVFKTQQKSRQELHSMHSQVFESLYHKWLDEVGRAREQEEHLTKAKDLSKHRKAFIGGEESEVKKEICKAQDRVIMETQEQDVSVVETYLQSLVLDHSEETT, encoded by the exons ATGGCCACAGCCTGTGGAGTCCCGGTACCTGTTTCCATTGCCGTCATGAAATTTCTTCTTGGTGTCTTTACTGTCTGTGCACACCAACATTTCAGGAGTTCTGCCCAGCCCGGCAAGGTCCCAGCCATGTCAACCAAGGAACAGAAAGACATGGAGAGACGTGCCAAGCGCCCAAGGGTTGATCAGAATCTCCCATCAGATGACTTCCAGAACCCAGATGCAATCACCCCTG CAAACAATCCAGCAGTTGATACCAGTGAGATGGGCAGCTGTTCCTCAGGACCAGACGTGCAAGCGGCCAG GGAGCCTGTTCAGAAGAGGATACCGGATTTCAAAG GTGACGTTAATCGGTACCTTCTGGCAAAGAGGAAGCAGTTTGAAAAGGATATAAATGCCTCTTTCAGCAGCCTGAATGAAAACCTCCAGAGTGTTTTCAAAACCCAACAGAAGTCAAG GCAGGAGCTTCACTCCATGCACTCCCAGGTGTTTGAGTCTCTGTATCACAAGTGGCTGGACGAGGTGGGGAGAGCAAGGGAGCAAGAAGAACACCTTACT aaagCCAAGGACTTGAGTAAACATCGAAAAGCTTTTATTGGTGGTGAAGAAAGTGAAGTGAAGAAAGAAATCTGCAAGGCGCAGGACAGAGTTATCATGGAAACT CAAGAGCAAGATGTGTCTGTTGTTGAAACATACCTTCAATCCCTGGTCCTTGACCACTCTGAAGAAACCACCTGA
- the LOC143271035 gene encoding X-linked lymphocyte-regulated protein 5C-like isoform X3 codes for MLPAVAMSANMSSAQPGKVPAMSTKEQKDMERRAKRPRVDQNLPSDDFQNPDAITPANNPAVDTSEMGSCSSGPDVQAAREPVQKRIPDFKGDVNRYLLAKRKQFEKDINASFSSLNENLQSVFKTQQKSRQELHSMHSQVFESLYHKWLDEVGRAREQEEHLTLIAQQQMKILQKALEDHETRIENAKDLCDTVLKKAKDLSKHRKAFIGGEESEVKKEICKAQDRVIMETQEQDVSVVETYLQSLVLDHSEETT; via the exons atgctgccagctgtcGCCATGAGtgccaacat GAGTTCTGCCCAGCCCGGCAAGGTCCCAGCCATGTCAACCAAGGAACAGAAAGACATGGAGAGACGTGCCAAGCGCCCAAGGGTTGATCAGAATCTCCCATCAGATGACTTCCAGAACCCAGATGCAATCACCCCTG CAAACAATCCAGCAGTTGATACCAGTGAGATGGGCAGCTGTTCCTCAGGACCAGACGTGCAAGCGGCCAG GGAGCCTGTTCAGAAGAGGATACCGGATTTCAAAG GTGACGTTAATCGGTACCTTCTGGCAAAGAGGAAGCAGTTTGAAAAGGATATAAATGCCTCTTTCAGCAGCCTGAATGAAAACCTCCAGAGTGTTTTCAAAACCCAACAGAAGTCAAG GCAGGAGCTTCACTCCATGCACTCCCAGGTGTTTGAGTCTCTGTATCACAAGTGGCTGGACGAGGTGGGGAGAGCAAGGGAGCAAGAAGAACACCTTACT CTTATAGCTCAGCAGCAGATGAAGATTTTACAGAAAGCTCTAGAGGATCATGAAACCAGGATTGAAAACGCTAAAGATTTATGTGACACAGTTTTGAAG aaagCCAAGGACTTGAGTAAACATCGAAAAGCTTTTATTGGTGGTGAAGAAAGTGAAGTGAAGAAAGAAATCTGCAAGGCGCAGGACAGAGTTATCATGGAAACT CAAGAGCAAGATGTGTCTGTTGTTGAAACATACCTTCAATCCCTGGTCCTTGACCACTCTGAAGAAACCACCTGA